A DNA window from Camelina sativa cultivar DH55 chromosome 13, Cs, whole genome shotgun sequence contains the following coding sequences:
- the LOC104735739 gene encoding UDP-glycosyltransferase 78D2-like, protein MANPSEPARDSHVSVLAFPFGTHAAPLLSVTRRLASASPSTVFSFFSTAQSNSSLFSSSSDRPANIQVHDIPDGVPEGYVFAGKPQEAIELFVKSAPENFKREIAAAEKEAGKKVNCMLTDAFFWFAADMAAEMNASWVAFWTAGATSLTAHLYTDLIRETIGVKEVGGRMEETLGFISGMEKIRVKDIPEGVSFGNLDSVFSNLLHQMGRALPRATAVFINSFEELDPTFTEKLGSEFKRYLNIGPLALLSSTPQKEALVNDPHGCLAWMEKRPPGSVAYISFGTVMTPPPGEVAAIAEGLESSKVPFVWSLKSMVHLPKGFLDRTREQGIVVPWAQQAELLKLEATGVFVTHCGWNSVLESVSGGVPMICRPFFGDQRLNGRAVEVVWEIGMTITNGLFTKDGFEKCLDRVLVQDDGKKMKRNAKKLKEVAHEAVSSKGSSSRNFRRLLDAVVNI, encoded by the exons ATGGCCAATCCCTCCGAGCCAGCCAGAGACTCTCACGTGTCAGTTCTTGCTTTCCCCTTTGGCACTCACGCCGCTCCTCTCCTCTCCGTCACTCGCCGTCTCGCCTCCGCCTCTCCCTCCAccgtcttctccttcttcagcACCGCTCAATCTAACTCCTCGttgttctcctcctcctccgatcgTCCGGCGAACATTCAAGTCCACGACATTCCCGACGGTGTTCCGGAAGGATACGTGTTCGCCGGGAAACCACAGGAGGCGATCGAGCTGTTCGTAAAATCGGCGCCGGAGAATTTCAAGAGAGAGATCGCGGCGGCGGAGAAGGAGGCTGGTAAGAAAGTGAATTGCATGCTGACTGATGCGTTTTTCTGGTTCGCGGCTGATATGGCGGCGGAGATGAATGCGTCGTGGGTCGCGTTTTGGACCGCCGGAGCAACCTCTCTCACCGCTCATCTCTACACAGATCTCATCAGAGAAACCATCGGCGTCAAAg AAGTTGGTGGACGTATGGAGGAGACATTAGGGTTTATTTCAGGAATGGAGAAGATCAGAGTTAAAGACATACCCGAAGGTGTTTCGTTTGGGAATTTAGACTCTGTTTTCTCTAACTTGTTGCACCAAATGGGTCGTGCTTTACCTCGTGCCACTGCGGTTTTCATCAATTCTTTTGAAGAATTGGATCCTACATTTACTGAGAAACTTGGTTCGGAATTCAAACGTTACCTGAACATTGGTCCTCTCGCGTTGTTATCTTCCACACCGCAAAAGGAGGCATTAGTGAACGATCCTCACGGTTGTTTGGCTTGGATGGAGAAGCGACCCCCTGGTTCTGTAGCGTACATTAGCTTTGGTACGGTGATGACACCACCTCCAGGAGAGGTTGCGGCGATAGCAGAAGGATTGGAGTCGAGTAAAGTGCCGTTTGTTTGGTCGCTTAAGAGCATGGTTCATTTACCTAAAGGGTTTTTGGATCGGACGAGAGAGCAAGGGATCGTTGTTCCATGGGCTCAACAAGCGGAACTTCTGAAACTCGAGGCGACGGGTGTGTTTGTGACgcattgtggatggaactcggTGTTGGAGAGTGTGTCTGGAGGTGTTCCCATGATTTGTAGGCCCTTCTTTGGTGATCAGAGATTGAACGGGAGAGCGGTGGAGGTTGTGTGGGAGATTGGAATGACGATTACCAATGGACTCTTCACAAAAGATGGGTTTGAGAAGTGTCTGGATCGTGTTTTGGTTCAAGATGATGGTAAGAAGATGAAACGtaatgctaagaagcttaaagaAGTAGCACACGAAGCTGTCTCTTCGAAAGGAAGCTCCTCTAGAAATTTCAGAAGATTGTTGGATGC